TTGAGAATAATGCCGCCTGCGAAGGCGGCGAGCATAGCGGTCAACATAGCGATTCTCAGCAAGTTGGAGGGTTACAGCGCATCAGGAATGCGCACTGGCGTACTGTTTCACCGCTTCCATTGTTTTCTGAATATGCGTTTCCGGATTTCTGTCAGTGTAGCTCAGCAGGATCTTGCCATCCGGGGCGATGACAAACGAGGTGCGATCGGAAAGGGTTTTGCCCTTCATCTGCATCAGCGTTTCGTACTGGGCGGCCACTTTCGCTCCCGGATCGGCGGTGACGGTAAATTTATTGCGGCACTCCAGCTTCGAGAACTCATCTACTTGATCGGTATTCCCGGCGGTGACGCCAATCACCGTAGCACCGAGCTTTTTGAAATCGTCCGTGGCTTCGGCAAAAGCATGCGCTTCAATGGTACAGCCTTTACTGAACGCCGCCGGGAAGAAGTAGAGCACCACCGGCCCTTTTTTCAGCGCCTGCTGCAAGGAGAAGGTCAGCGGTTTCCCGGCCAGCGCACCTTGTAGCTGAAAATCCGGCGCCTGTGCGCCAGCGGGCAGGGCAGCGTGGGCATTGGCGATGTTAAGCAGGGCTGCGGCAGTAAGGCTAAGCACGAGTTTTTTTATCGGGGTCATGTTGCGCTCCATAAGTGTGAAGAACGTTAATGCTCATAGACAGTTCGTTGGTACAGAGAGAAAAGTTTCGCCCGGCAGAAAATTTTCTCTACGTCGGTTGTGCCACACCGGGCCTTCATTTATTCATCGAGTGTATTTTATGGCTGCTAAATATAAGTAAGGCATTTGTGATGTGATAATTCCTAATCAATTTAGCGACAAAAAAGAAAAACGTTATGCTGTCAGTAATAGCGCTCGTTAAGGCGTTCCGCTTGCGTTAAAAACTTTTCCTTGCACTGAAAATCTGCTTGTTGAAAAATTCTTTTAATTCAGCTTGTTAACTATTAGGAATAATACGCAGAGGAACTATTCATTGCTCCAATTAAGAATAGTCTTAATGTGCGAAAAATAGGCTATAATTAAAATTATTTCCTTTCAAAATCGCTGTTTTCCTCTGGTTGTGTCGCGTCATTATGGTAAAAGTCAATGATTTTTAATTCCGCCGCCAAAAAAAGTAGTTTGCTGCGCCGATATAACCGTCTGCTTAATAAGTACAGCACTTATCCTAACGAATTATCACTGGCGCAGATTGCTGAAACCCTGGCCTGCACGTCACGTTATGCGCGCTCATTGCTGAATGAGATGCAGGAAGAGGGCTGGCTTGCCTGGAGTTCCCGGCCGGGACGCGGCGCGCTGGGCGTTTTGCAGTGCCGGATGACCACGGCGGCGCTGGAAACCTTGCTCGCCGGGGAGTATCCGGCGGCTGAGACGAAAAACACCCCTGCGACGGTTGAAACGCGGGCTTCTGAAGATGGTTACCGTTACGTCATCTCTTTTTATCGCCCGTTGCTGACGCCGGTTCCTTCAGTGCATGTCGACAGGGCCGGACGTCATGTTTTGCAAATGGTGCACGATGGATTAATGCGTCACCTGCCAGAACAGCGCGAGCCGGTTCCCGGGCTGGCGCATACGGTACGCGTCAGTGACGATGGTTTGTGCTGGCGTTTTATGCTGCGCCGCGGGCTGGTGTGGCATAACGGCGAGCCGGTTGCTCCGGAGCAACTGTTAGCTGCGCTGCAACGCTATGTCGGCGGGCCGGGCCTGCCGCATGTGGTGTCGGCAACGCTGCGCGGTCATGTGTTGACCCTGACGCTGCGCCAGCCGGATATCATGCTGCCCTGGCGGCTGGCTAACCCGGTTTATGCTTTGCCGCATCCTGAGAATGGCTCGATAGGGCTGGGGCCGTTTCGCGTCACTGAGCACACCAATACCCGGATGGTCCTCTCGCGCGCCGCCAACTGGTACGGCGAAACACCGCAGGCCGCGGAAGTGACGTTCAATACACCGCTGAACAGCCTGCCGTTGCCGTTCGAAGTGCATCTGGATACTCCCCGTTCGCTGCTGACGCCGGACGCCGTGACCTGCAAGCAGAGCACCGATGCCTTTTACTATCTCTTTTTTAATATGCTGCGTGCCAGGTTGAGCCCGGAGCAGCAGAAGGTGATCCGCGTTCTTACGCGATCGATTAGCGCTGCCTTTATCGAGAATGAGAAAAATGCCGCCCCGTTGCCGGAGTGGATGCGCGAAGAAGAGGAGAGTTACGTCGAAACACCGCTCCCGGCCACTCTTAATCTGATCTATTTTCGTTCGCCGAAAATGACGAAGCTGGTCGGTGCGCTGGAGAAGAGCCTGAGCTATCGCGGATGTCGGCTCAACGTAACGCCGGTGAGCGTCACCCACTGGCTGCTGCAGGATAATATCTGGGAAGAGCAGGATATCTGCTTTGCGTTTATGCGCTTTGGCCACTACCCGGAATTTTCAATGGAAGAGCGCTTTCGTCACAGCGTGATTTGGCGCTGGTTCTGGGGAACGGAACAGTGGCAGCGTGCGACCAGCACGCTGGATAAGATCAATGCCGGGGCTGCGGCGGCTTATCACCAGCGCATTCAGCGTCTGCTGCGCTTTATGATCCACCGTGGCTTGATAGCGCCCCAGTTCCTGCAACGCTACCGGCTGATGGCACCGACTTCAATTGAGGGGATTCACTGCTACTCACAGTGCTGGCCGGATTTTACTCGTCTGTGGACCGATGAACCTGATACAGATGAAGGTGTTGCCACAGGCGCGTCATGATAGTTTTATATCCCGACGATGTGCTGTTTTGTGGTTTTTAAACTCGGTTATTTGGCGGGAGATCGCTGCTCAGCGATACTTTCCGCTATCATTTTGGGTCCTCAATGTTCATTTTTGTTTTTATATTCTTTTAAAACAAATAGTTATGCTGGAATGAACCACCATAAGTTCGGCTGGACGGCAACACATTCTGCACATAAAATACGTGCTACGTGTTCTGTTAATTATTAAATTAACCAATCTTCACGTTCTGACAAATATATTCTATGACGAACAAATGGGTGCCTTAATGGCATCTTTTGGTGTTTGTTTTTTTATATATTTCCTGCCATTTACTTCCTCTTTTGTAATTAAATAAATACCGCTCTATTTATTTGTTTTTATAATGATATGTTTTGTTTATTTATTGTAATTTGTTGATAGATAAAAAAATTGCCACCAAATGGTGGCAAATCGAAAGAAGTGGTTTATATCGCATGATAAGAATGGATAATCGCATTTACTACCAAACCAATACGCGGGCGCGGTATCAGAATTTTCGCGACAGGGATATTTTCGCTATTTTCATGCTGCGCGTAAACATTATTTTTAAGCTACTTCTCTCTACAAACAACGTTAAAAGGCACAGAATATCCCCTTATTTACCGTGCCTTTTTATTTAATGTTGTGCAATTATGCTGAATCAGAATTTTTAACCGGAAAAAAAGGATCAAAAAAAGCGGTTTTACGCTTTAATGCGACCCGATGTCGTACGCTTATCAAGCTGATTGAAACATTTGGAAACACTTTCCCGCTGTTTGTACCCTTTATAGAGGCAGCGCATTACACCGAAATGCGGTACATCGTGCCTGCATCCTGCTGGCCGCTACCGCCGCTTGCGCCGTACATCGGTGAAGAGGCTACCTGGCTTACCAGCTTCTTCACGTCGTTCACCCGTTTCATGTGCATCTCCAGCAGTTGAAAACTCTGCTGGTTCTGCTCATTACACTTTTTCACCACGCGGGTAATGCGCTCCCACAGGGCGGCAGGTTCGCGATGACGCATAAAGGGAGGCGCTATCCGCAGCTGCGTCTCTTCCTGACGGCGTTGTTCATCATAAAAGTTGATCGCCGCTAACAGTCGGCTCTTGTTATCCGAGATCACCTGGAGCGAGACCGGATTGATTTGCGCCTGACTTAACTGGCGGTTCTCTTCGGCGAGCGTGCTGTCCAGTTCGTCCAGCCGCTTCACCATGTTGTGCAAAATAACGGTAAAATTTTCCATCGTTACATCAGACTCTGTATTACGAGAAATTGAAGATGTCGCGCACCAGCGCGCTGGCGATTTTGTCGCTGTCGAGGGTCAGTTCTCCGGCATCCATTTTGGCCTTGATCTCGGCAACGCGTGCGGTATCGATATCCCGGCTGGTATCCGATTTGAACTGTTGGGTCAGTTGGCTGAGTTTGACCTGGGTGCTGGATTCTCCGGCGGCGTCTTTACGCGCTTGAGAAGCCTGAGCGTTTTTGTCGCGTATCTCAGATTGAGATTGCATGCTGGTTGCCTGGACAGGCTTCGCCTGCCGGGTGCGTTCTATGTTCATACTGTTCCTGGTTTTAATGCGTTGCGTGGGCCTTTAATACATAAGTCGGCACGCAGGCAATAAAACTGAAATCAATTGTCCATGTTCATACTTACCCTCTCGTCGCCAGTCACAACGGCAGTCACAATCTGCCCATTACGCATCTGTACCCGGACGCGATCGTCCAGCCCGCCGTTATTCAGCGCTTTCCCCCGGGCGTGGATCATAAAGCCATTGCCCGGCGCGATGATCTCCACTTTCTGGGTCGCCAGTACCGCCCAGCGATGGCGCAACTGGTTGGCTGTCAGCGGTTGCCCCGGATGCAGCGTGCGCGTAGGCGTGGAGCCGATAATCTTTTCTGCATCGAACAGCAGACCGGCGGGTAAGTTGCCCAGTTCTCCCTCCATCGGGCGAATATCCTGCGGGGTGATGACCTGGCCGGCGGTGAGCGGGCGTGCAACGACCCAGTATTTGCCGATGGCGTTTACCTTTATCTGAATAAATTGCTGCCTATTCCCGCAGCGGGCCGCCACGCTGCGATTTCCGGTCAGGCGCGCCGGATGCCCGATAAGGCGCAAATTCGGCTCAGGGCAGAGCTTCGCGAGTCTCGTTTCGGGCGTCAAAATGGTGATATGAAACGTTGGCTGATTTTGCCCTTCATTATTAGCAGCCAACAGACTGGCGATTCGGTTTTGCAGTTCGCTGGTCGCTGCCTGCGCCGGGGACAGAGATAACCCCCAGCACATTAATAAAGTGCATGAGAGTTTACTTAATGAAATAGGCATAACAAACACGGCTCTGTTGATAATATGGAAATATGTCGGATATAGTTATTTGATTGTAATGGAGTACATCTTTTATTGCTGAGTAAAATGCTGACACTTTTGCTGGCTATTCCCGCTATTAATGTTGCCGGTTATCGCCACGTTATCTTTTTGTCATCCTGCTTTTTTTGAAGTATCCAAATGCGCTTACTTCTGACGGGTTTTTAAAGTTTAGAATAATCTGCTTGTCTCTTAGACTATGCCCATAATTATTTCCCGAACGAGGGCGAGTCGTTTCATGTTTGACAAACTTGATAATGAATTACGTTTCCAGCAGCAGGCATTGAGTTTGATGTCCCGTCGGCAAGATATTCTGGCATCTAATATTGCGAATGCCGATACCCCAGGATATCAGGCGCGAGATATTGATTTCTCTAAGCAATTGAAAAATGCGATGCGTCAGGAAACACAACATAATGGCCCATTGTCATTAGCATTAACGTCCGGGAAACATATTCCTGGCACCA
The Kosakonia oryzae genome window above contains:
- a CDS encoding flagella synthesis protein FlgN, producing the protein MENFTVILHNMVKRLDELDSTLAEENRQLSQAQINPVSLQVISDNKSRLLAAINFYDEQRRQEETQLRIAPPFMRHREPAALWERITRVVKKCNEQNQQSFQLLEMHMKRVNDVKKLVSQVASSPMYGASGGSGQQDAGTMYRISV
- a CDS encoding peroxiredoxin — its product is MTPIKKLVLSLTAAALLNIANAHAALPAGAQAPDFQLQGALAGKPLTFSLQQALKKGPVVLYFFPAAFSKGCTIEAHAFAEATDDFKKLGATVIGVTAGNTDQVDEFSKLECRNKFTVTADPGAKVAAQYETLMQMKGKTLSDRTSFVIAPDGKILLSYTDRNPETHIQKTMEAVKQYASAHS
- a CDS encoding SgrR family transcriptional regulator: MIFNSAAKKSSLLRRYNRLLNKYSTYPNELSLAQIAETLACTSRYARSLLNEMQEEGWLAWSSRPGRGALGVLQCRMTTAALETLLAGEYPAAETKNTPATVETRASEDGYRYVISFYRPLLTPVPSVHVDRAGRHVLQMVHDGLMRHLPEQREPVPGLAHTVRVSDDGLCWRFMLRRGLVWHNGEPVAPEQLLAALQRYVGGPGLPHVVSATLRGHVLTLTLRQPDIMLPWRLANPVYALPHPENGSIGLGPFRVTEHTNTRMVLSRAANWYGETPQAAEVTFNTPLNSLPLPFEVHLDTPRSLLTPDAVTCKQSTDAFYYLFFNMLRARLSPEQQKVIRVLTRSISAAFIENEKNAAPLPEWMREEEESYVETPLPATLNLIYFRSPKMTKLVGALEKSLSYRGCRLNVTPVSVTHWLLQDNIWEEQDICFAFMRFGHYPEFSMEERFRHSVIWRWFWGTEQWQRATSTLDKINAGAAAAYHQRIQRLLRFMIHRGLIAPQFLQRYRLMAPTSIEGIHCYSQCWPDFTRLWTDEPDTDEGVATGAS
- the flgA gene encoding flagellar basal body P-ring formation chaperone FlgA, whose protein sequence is MPISLSKLSCTLLMCWGLSLSPAQAATSELQNRIASLLAANNEGQNQPTFHITILTPETRLAKLCPEPNLRLIGHPARLTGNRSVAARCGNRQQFIQIKVNAIGKYWVVARPLTAGQVITPQDIRPMEGELGNLPAGLLFDAEKIIGSTPTRTLHPGQPLTANQLRHRWAVLATQKVEIIAPGNGFMIHARGKALNNGGLDDRVRVQMRNGQIVTAVVTGDERVSMNMDN
- the flgB gene encoding flagellar basal body rod protein FlgB, which produces MFDKLDNELRFQQQALSLMSRRQDILASNIANADTPGYQARDIDFSKQLKNAMRQETQHNGPLSLALTSGKHIPGTTPKMDDRQLLYRIPDQPSADGNTVDMDRERVNFADNNVKYQSSLTILSTQIKNMMSVINQG
- the flgM gene encoding flagellar biosynthesis anti-sigma factor FlgM; the protein is MNIERTRQAKPVQATSMQSQSEIRDKNAQASQARKDAAGESSTQVKLSQLTQQFKSDTSRDIDTARVAEIKAKMDAGELTLDSDKIASALVRDIFNFS